The Lathyrus oleraceus cultivar Zhongwan6 chromosome 5, CAAS_Psat_ZW6_1.0, whole genome shotgun sequence genome includes the window CATTTACCAAAGAAAATTGCATTTTATAttgaggtgtcaatccaattggcgcctcctctcaagtaatacacatggacgccaattggattggctagggcacatgccctagccaatccaattggcgtctccattcaatttttaagaggagtcgccaattgaattggcgcctctTCCTAAAAGTGGGGTAATTTGGAAATTTATTTAAAATCGGGTATATTTTAAAAATTCTCATAAAAAGTGgattatttttataaaaaattcaAGCTTTGGTCAAATATTCAACAAAAAGAAAACAACGCAGAGTATATTTTCTTTTATATACTCAACTCTACCAACTTTTAAGGTAAATCATCATAGTcatcatcagaagaagagtatATGAAGGATTCAATTGAACTCCCTCGAATTTGTTCCAGTTatgtgatatatatatatatatatatatatatatatatatatatatatatatatatatatatatataaaatatgTTGGGTTTGTAAAAATTTTTTTTGTCTAAAACAATAttgaaaattattttatttaGGTAAAGAAACctaaatattttgaaaatattatttattaatattccgttgaaataatatgaaataatattGGCATAAATACTATAAAATAATACggaataattatttaatatttaataatatcATGAGTTAATAATATTATGgaaatatttaataatattttgGAAATAGTTGAAATAATATGAAATtgttatttaatatttaataaagTGATTAATTACTATTTATTAGTTACTATTTTAGTAATATAAAATAATTTGAAATAAATATTTACTATTTATTAATTAGTATTTAGTCATTAATTAATAGTTTAAATATTAAATGGTTGAATTATTTAATAAACTATTTAATTAGTAATTAATAGTttatattaaataatatattccaataataaacTATAAATACTTAAAATATAAATAGTTTATATTAAATTATATATTCCAGTAATATATTCCACCAATATACTCTAGTAAAATATTCCAGTAGTTTATGCAACATGttaatgaattaaaaataataattaaatagtaaatatgttatttataTGATATATAAATTTGTTGCAATGAATTAAATAAATGTATTGATTGGTCTAATGATCAAGTATTTTTGGTCTCAAATATCTTTTAAAAAATAGTCTTAAGAAAAGTTGAACTCATGACAATTAGACTAAAATGGCAATATTTAACCACTAGACCGACCAATACAATTCAATAATTTATCACAACAaatttatatattatttattatttaattcatttttttttaattcattaaCATGTTCCATAAACTACTGGAATATATTACTAGAATATATTACTGATATGTATTACTGaaatatataatttaatttaaacTATTTATATCTTAAGTATTTATAATTTATTACTGGACTATATTATTTAATATAAACTATTAAATAGTTTATTATTGGAATATgttatttaataaaaattaataattatttaatattttaagTATTAATTACTAATTAAATAGTTTATTAAATAATTCAATCATTTAGTATTTAAACTATTAATTAATGATTAAATAGTAATTAATAAATAGTAAATAATTATTTCATATTACTCATAAATAgtaattaattattaaataattattattaataaatttattaaatGTTAAATAACAATTTCGTATTATTTTAACTATTTCCAAAGTATTATTAAGTATTTCGGTAATGTTATTAAATAGTATTTCTCACAAcattataaaatattaaataattatttcatattattttatATAGTATTTCTCACAATATTAtttcatattttatttcaattatttcagaatattaataaataatatttctcacaataaaatgaaataaatatttaaaatatttaataaactaattatttaataaaataaatagttGAAATATTAATACTTGAAATATTAGATAGTTGAAATACTAATTAAACTATTTAATGATATGAAAAAATTAAACTATTTAATGATATGAAAAAATTAAActatttaatatttaaaatatttaataaactAATTAATAGATGAAATATTAAATATCTGAAATATTAATAGTTAAAATATTAAATAGTTGAAGTATTAAatagttgaaatattaaataattgaaatattttataaattaattatttaattaaataattaaaatatttaataagctaattatttaaattaattaatagTTGAAATATTAATAGTTAAGATATTAATAGTTgaaattaattataatatttaataatatgaaataattaacctatttaataaattatttaagTAATTTTAGAATCATTTATGTAATATATAAATTTGTTGTAGTGAATTAAATAAAATCAAATATATTGGTTGGTCTACTGGTCAAGCACTATCATTTTAATCCATTTGTCATGGGTTCAATTCATCTTGGCATCATTTTAACCTCATTGGAGACTCGGACATATCTAAAAGACTTAGGCATAGTCATTTCTATGGTATAGGGGTCGCTCTTGGTATGCGATGGAAGAAAAAGCATGAAAAAGCATTCCAACATACATACGCATAAAACAACAATGCAAACGACTTGTCACCGCAACATGTTTAACTTGTACCTCATATACATTGAGTATGCAATTGAAATGTACAAAACAAGTACCTCATATACATTGAGTATGCAATTGAAATGTACAAAACAAGTCTCTCGATATTTCCAATTCCCTAACTTTTCAAACTCCTTTAATGCTCGAAACTTTGGGTGTTCTAAAAAAACATTTTCATATAAGGTTTTGTTGTTGAATAACATACATACACATATCTTTTAACAATCATGATAGAACTAGTGAAGAAAATAAAAGATGAATTTGAAATGAGGTGTGACGTGAAGTAAATGGTAAGAGACATCTCTATTTATACTAAAAAAAATCACAATATACACCGGTGACGCCACCATTAAAAATTAAGTGATGTCGCCAATTGAccttttaaatttaaaaaaatatatatatttgaaaGTGAGATAGATAGATTTTCTTTTTAAATCTAAATTATTTTGAGAATAAATTTGAAAAAGTTATTATTTATAGTAAAAGTTTGGTACATTATTGTGTTAACTAAAACGTGTTtttcaatattaatatataaCTCAGGATTATTAGAGTATACAGTATATAATATAGTAAATATATAACTCAGTATTATTAGAATCTATAAATAGCATATGATAGTTAGTGCATGTCTTCAACACATTATCATCAAATTATGTTTTCTAAAGCAAACTTAATAAAATAATTTGAAAATGGTTTTTTATTTAAAAACCTCAAAAAGAATATAATGGTTCACTTCAATTTTGTTTTCTACTAATGATTCGGTATGATTTGAAATTCATAACGGATTTGCCGAATCAACAAAGAATTTGCTTCAGTTCGGTTTTAGAAAAATTAAAATGGTTTGATTTATTTCTACTGAACTTTTATTATGGTTCTATTCGATTTGGTGTGGATTTTTTTGGCTTAACCGTGAACAGCCTTGTTCAACTGAACTCAAAGGGGACCCAAATTCCGATTTCTAAAGAAGACAACAATAGGTAAAAACTTATCACAACACAACACCAAGCACTGAATGCTACTCATAAAATTATTTAGATAATTGACAAACAAAATCATCATATAAAAATAACAAATTCAATAAATCCAAACCTAATCAATTGATTTTATAAACTCAAGGTAAAAAAGAGGACATAAACTTCCGCTAACGTAGTTTATTCTTGTACACAACCTCGGCCAATACGCGATGAGGTGACAAAACATAAAATTACAAGCATACAGCAAGGGAGGCGTATACaataatgaaaacaaaaaaaatgcCTTAACCTTTTTCTCGTATAAAAAATAATGTAGTTGTATAAAAGTCCAGAATATGAATATGGTCCAAAGTTCCAGTTTGCTTTAGCTTGGATTTTATAAACCAGCAAAAAAAACTTGCTTCCTCCTTCCTCATGCCCGCTTCAAGTATGTTAGTAGACCTAAACCAGCAACAAGAGCAGCTCCAGCAGCAGCACCACTATACGCTGAGGCCCATGCATCTGAATATGCATGGTCTAAACTTCTTGAACGTGAACCTTCCCTTTTACTATCTGTTCCTTCGTAGTCTAAATACAATTTCAATCCCTACAAATTCATCAATCTAAATTTAAACTCCCTTTGTATATTGATTAAAAAACAAGGACCAGATAGtaaaaaacaaagaaaaaataCTATTGCAGAGAGACCGTTTAAAACTAAAAAAGTTAAGACTTAAATGAAAAAGCTCAATATACTAAAAAAAACACATTAAACATATTTAAAGcctaattaaataaataaaagtcATCATCCTTATCTTGCTCTAAATCAATAATACCTACAGAACTACAGATTTTACCCTCTGCCGAGGTCAAAATAAATTAACATACTTAGCACTCGAGGATCAGCAAACAAATCTATGATACCTTCAAACCAGTTGTTCTTGCATGGTCCACAGCTGCGGCAAGATCACTGTCTGAAGCCAACACAACTTTATCTTGATCTTCATCTTCATACTAAATAAAAAACTGGTCAGCCTAGGAAAAGTGGGGGCTGGGGTGGGGGTACATATCAGTTAAAcctcaaaagcataaaacattaTGGTTCGAAAAGTACCAGAATTTGAGGCAGATTGTTAGGGTCAATATCAGTACCAAGTCTCAGAAGGATTGAACTTATAACCTCCGTCATGCTCCGGGTATCTAAACTCACGCAACCACACAAAGCATTCGAACTTTAGTTTCTCACAAACACATTTTACATTCTTACGTGAAATATGTTGACCTATACAATCATAAATTACTCATATATATAATAGAAGACCCTTTAATATTTgtaattctttttgattgagaataaataaaacagaaaaacaaacacaagaaacTCATCTTAATAAAAAAAACTAGCACTCAAATGAAAAAGCAGAAACAATGATGGACCTTGCCCAAGAAAAATCAATAGTTGTGTTACTTATTCAAAACAAAAACCCAAACTGACACGCGTTCTTCCCCAGTTCCCACTAGGTAGTAGAACTAGCCAGAttaatcaaattttcaaattttcCCATAATGATGAATTATAAATTGTTTTCATATAAGTTATAAGCTGCTTTCAGAAGTCACCTTGCACAGTTTAAGCAAATAAGCTGAAAAGAAATTATAAACATAAGATGTTTACAAATACTTATGTCAGCACATACTAAAACCCTTATTCATATGCTgtaaaaacaaataaatgaaaaaaGACAGATTCAACAGATAAGATAACACGGGATAGTTTACATACCACATGTGAATCTATGCATTCTGCCCTTCTTATCTTGTACTTTGAAGGAAAATGTATAGGGCATGCTTGCAGAAGAATAAGGAACCGATCTCCCTGTCTCTCCTCCATCAGAACCTATTTTGAAGGAGTTCTCACTGGAATATAATAAACGATGTGTGAGTAGATTAAAAATCTAGAAACATTATCCAAACAACTTCATTGCATATTACCTCCGTGTTTCGTCGTCATCGTCATTTGGAGACAAGGCCATTGCTGAATCCCAAAATCTGTGCATCAGGGAGGTGCCAGCTTCGTTGTTTCCAGCCTAATTAGTGGGAGAAAAGTAACACCACCATTAAAATTACTAACgaaaaatattcacaaaaatattttaataaaaaatgaaaaattggTATCACTGTGTTCCATTTCACAATCCTCGGCACTACACTCTAATCTCAGTGAGTAAAATATCAGCTATAGAATGACATATTTTTACAGAACATAGTCAAATCTTTTTAACTTTGGTCTTTGGTTGTGATGCACAAATTCATGTCTCATCATGCATACGTGATGAAAGAAGGGTGTGATTTGTGAATTTGTCCATCAGTTTTGAATTTGATGCTATGTTTGACTGACTGGTCTAGTCTAGGTTTAATTTACTGGTTGATTACAGAATATTTAAATTTTGTTTCTGTTTTTTGCTATACTACTATGTTAGAATATTGAATATTTACTATGCATATTGTGATAATATTTTGAactattatttattttattatgtaaAAGAGTTTTCGACTCGATACTACCATGATTTTATGAGTTTACGTAGACTCTAGAATTTTAGAATCTTAACAGAACCATCTTCCAGACAGAGGCATCATCTCCCTTAGGGCAGTATGTTAATCCCTTGGTGAAAACAACGACAACTTGAAAGCCTAACTTTGATGCCATGACATACAATTTTGAAGACTTTCAATATACTTGTTTGTTTAATATGTGTTCCATGAAATAGATCATGGGGAGATATACTAGTGTCTAATTGTATTCAATATGTATTCCATGAAATAGATTTTATATTTGTAGCAAATATTCAAATTTTCAAGGTCTTAAATTCATAAGCTATTGGCTCTTCTTGTGCATGAGACTACTTGGTACTTTCTGTTATTAAtatattttgattttgatttttgataaaattaaaataaatgagtGATGATGACAAAATGCATATCTTTTGCTAGAATGTCAGGTTTAGGACTACTATGACAACAACAACCAAGTTTTATCTCACTAAGTGGAATCACTTAGTGGATCAATAATGTTCTCTCATATATCTATCCAACTCATTAATTTCTATTTTTTCTTAATAGATACTCTTAAAGTTTCTCTTGGTCTTATTCTGCCTCTAGTGATTGGACTACTTTTCATTTGATCTACTCTCCTTATTACATAGTCTTTCCACGGATCTTCTCTCTACGTGCTCAAACCACCTAAGCCGGGTTTCCACCATCTTTAATAAGATAGGTACTACCCGAACACTCTCTGATGTAGTAATTTCTAATCCTATATGGTATAGTCTTACCACACAACAAACACACCATCTTTGGTTTCGATACACTTATTTTATTCCTGTGTTGGTTCTATAACGCCGAACATTCTATTTCGCATACAACATCGTCAATCTTACAGTTGTACAATGAATTTTTTGCCTTTTAACATGAATGGTACTTTTGTATTGCATAAAACATTTGAAGTCCTCGTACAATTTGATGGTTTACACCTCCTTTTATTTCTCTGTTGTTTTGTACTGTGGACCCAAGATACTTCAACCGTGTAACTTGTGGTATGACATGATCTCCAACTTTCACCTTTGAGCAAAAAATGCTTTGCCTTTTGCTAAAATTGCATTCCATATACTGTCTTTTTTCTACTCAAGCGGAAATCATATGCTTCTAAGACTTGTCTCCAAGTTTTCAACCTCCCATTTAATTCCTCCCTCAACTCTTTAAATAGGACTCTATCATCCACAAAAAGCATGTATCCTGGTGTTGGCTCTTAGATGTGTTTTGTAAGTACATTAAAAACTAAAGTAGAAAGATAAGGGCTTACGGTTGACTATTGGTGTTGTTCTATTGTTACGAGGAAATCGTGTTGTACATGCAAAACCAATGGCAGGTTTAGGACTAAAATGGAGGTTTTAGAAGTGCTAAGCATTATTGCTAAGATATCTCGATATTTATTAGTTCATAATAATACTTACAAAAATACACAGCTACATttcataaaaatatcaaaacaaataAATCAAGTGCATGAAATGTCACAAATTTTGCAGACGAGAATAATGCTAATTGCTAAAAGCCTAAAAGGATTACGTAAATTAAGCCATTTTCCCCATTTTCATGCAAAAGGAATTCAATAGAGGGTCAAATCAACAATAGTGGTAGATCGCAGCCTAAGATACATAACTACGCACGCACCTGACTAACTGTAGCCACAGCAGCATGAGTCACATGAATCACATCAACCACAGCAACTACATTTCCATCTGTTTCAACCACCCACACCCAAATCAGAAAAGATATTGATGCATAAGCAAGCCTCTTCCCCATCCCATATAAATTTATATTACCTCTATCAACCACTGGAAGATGTAAAAATTTTCCATCATGCATAATATGAAGTGCATCAACAATTGGTGTATCAATTACTGTGCATTCTGGATTTGGAGTCATAACCTGCATGTTTTGTTGCATATATATCAAGTGTTGGATAAAAAAGGAATGAATACCCACAATGACCACTTTTTAATACACGGTAATCCTTATATTCCTTTCTAAGCATTGTTTAAGCTAACGACACGTGGATCTCGAATTCAATTAATGCTCTCgtctatttttttttaatatttgtTACTAATATACCTGTCTCTTTAATCTGCTATCTGTATAAAATCATCTCTCTGACAAATTAGGTGAAGACACAATATAACCAGGAAATAGTAATTGATGATATCTTGGATTTTACAGCAAATGAAAATATGAACAAAAATATTCTTTTAAAACATCAATTTAAAGGAACAAAAGAGGGTAAAAAACACATGCTCACAAACATTACTAGATCTAAATTTTACAAAACCTAAGAATAGAAAAGGTAGACATGTGTAAGTGTTTCGATATGGCATGGCTTACAAATAAAACAAAGTACCTTCTCAACAGGAGTCGATGATGGTGGAAGATTTTGTGCAATTACCCGCATCAAGATATCCTTTGAACTGAAATTTGCAAGCAGATAATAATGATCAAAAGGAGTGTAAACATAAATAATGACAACTGCCGGGATGGCAGAGGAAACTTTTCAGAAAAAAGAGGACTGCTGAGCTGCAGGAAATGTTAATGGATGCACACTTACGTAACGATGCCTTGGGGTTTGCCATCAATAGTCACAACAGCACAACTTGCATGAAGCTCAACCATCTTCTTTGTTGTATTCAACACTGAGTCTGTTGGTGCAACTTTTACCATCCTAAAAAGTGTCATTTTCTGTTAAAGGAAATTGGTTGACAACCAAATATGCAGAGCAGACAAATTACATTTTATCTAAACTTTTCACGAACTCAAAGAAAGAAGGTATTAACTACTTTGAATTCTCAGGAAAGATTGTGGACAATGATGGTTTGAATATCTGTTCCCGAAGAGCCTCAATGAATGATGAATTAGAGTCTGCACAAAGACCGAATTAGCTTGATATAAAACTGAGCTATTTGAATCTATGGGCCATGCAACAATGAAATTTTTTAGGGATGCTGACATTAGAAAAAGCGCTAAGCATGAAAATAAAAATACACTACATACCAGAATTAGTTGATCCCCAATGTTTTTCAACTCCTTCAACAGCTGCTGCAATTGCTTTTCCTTTCTCAGCAGCCCTTTCCATTCGTGCTATGGCATCATACAAACACTTTGTGATATCGAGTAAAGCCAAAACTTCTCCATTCTCCACCACAGGTAGATGCCTAAATCTCCCTGTCGGCGTATATCAGTCATGTGTTAAAAGGGCAAGGATACACAGCAGAAACTTGAAAAGTTGAGTAAATCTCTGTATACACTACCAACCTTGCACCATCTTTTGGAGAGCTTCCACAGCAAGAGTTTCAGAAAGGACAAATACCGGATTCCTTGTCATGACCTTGGAAACATGTGTATCTTCAGGATTAATCTCTTGGGCAACAACTTTTGTGGATATATCCTTTAAGTCACAAAACAGGACAGAGAGACAGGCATGTTAAAATTCAATAAGTCTAAGTGAAGTATTTCTTTTCTTTCTTGTAAATTGGTTAGAAAAAGATGTCTTGGTCCACCTTGGCTGTGAGGATTCCACAAAGCAAACCATTAGAGTCGGTTAGTAATAGAGCATCCACCCTACGGGCAGCCATTCGACGACAAGCTTCATATATAGTTGTTGTTTCGGGTACTGTCAAGGCCCTTGAAAGCCGCAGTGATTTCACTGTCCGCTCCCCTGTTACCCCACTGTC containing:
- the LOC127078371 gene encoding CBS domain-containing protein CBSCBSPB1 isoform X2, which encodes MAARRVDALLLTDSNGLLCGILTAKDISTKVVAQEINPEDTHVSKVMTRNPVFVLSETLAVEALQKMVQGRFRHLPVVENGEVLALLDITKCLYDAIARMERAAEKGKAIAAAVEGVEKHWGSTNSDSNSSFIEALREQIFKPSLSTIFPENSKMVKVAPTDSVLNTTKKMVELHASCAVVTIDGKPQGIVTSKDILMRVIAQNLPPSSTPVEKVMTPNPECTVIDTPIVDALHIMHDGKFLHLPVVDRDGNVVAVVDVIHVTHAAVATVSQAGNNEAGTSLMHRFWDSAMALSPNDDDDETRSENSFKIGSDGGETGRSVPYSSASMPYTFSFKVQDKKGRMHRFTCDTRSMTEVISSILLRLGTDIDPNNLPQILYEDEDQDKVVLASDSDLAAAVDHARTTGLKGLKLYLDYEGTDSKREGSRSRSLDHAYSDAWASAYSGAAAGAALVAGLGLLTYLKRA
- the LOC127078371 gene encoding CBS domain-containing protein CBSCBSPB1 isoform X1 → MASRRSSTSSRRASESGAARKSISSLRPIGVTGERTVKSLRLSRALTVPETTTIYEACRRMAARRVDALLLTDSNGLLCGILTAKDISTKVVAQEINPEDTHVSKVMTRNPVFVLSETLAVEALQKMVQGRFRHLPVVENGEVLALLDITKCLYDAIARMERAAEKGKAIAAAVEGVEKHWGSTNSDSNSSFIEALREQIFKPSLSTIFPENSKMVKVAPTDSVLNTTKKMVELHASCAVVTIDGKPQGIVTSKDILMRVIAQNLPPSSTPVEKVMTPNPECTVIDTPIVDALHIMHDGKFLHLPVVDRDGNVVAVVDVIHVTHAAVATVSQAGNNEAGTSLMHRFWDSAMALSPNDDDDETRSENSFKIGSDGGETGRSVPYSSASMPYTFSFKVQDKKGRMHRFTCDTRSMTEVISSILLRLGTDIDPNNLPQILYEDEDQDKVVLASDSDLAAAVDHARTTGLKGLKLYLDYEGTDSKREGSRSRSLDHAYSDAWASAYSGAAAGAALVAGLGLLTYLKRA